In the genome of Muntiacus reevesi chromosome 5, mMunRee1.1, whole genome shotgun sequence, one region contains:
- the KLHL17 gene encoding kelch-like protein 17 isoform X6: MQPRSERPAGRTQSPEHGSPGPAPEAPPPPPPPQPPAPEAERARPRQARPTAPMEGTMQLLSREGHAVSHNSKRHYHDAFVAMSRMRQRGLLCDIVLHVAAKEIRAHKVVLASCSPYFHAMFTNEMSESRQTHVTLHDIDPQALDQLVQFAYTAEIVVGEGNVQTLLPAASLLQLNGVRDACCKFLLSQLDPSNCLGIRGFADTHSCGDLLKAAHRYVLQHFVDVAKTEEFMLLPLKQVLELVSSDSLNVPSEEDVYRAVLSWVKHDVDARRQHVPRLMKCVRLPLLSRDFLLGHVDAESLVRHHPDCKDLLIEALKFHLLPEQRGVLGTSRTRPRRCEGAGPVLFAVGGGSLFAIHGDCEAYDTRTDRWHVVASMSTRRARVGVAAVGNRLYAVGGYDGTSDLATVESYDPVTNTWQPEVSMGTRRSCLGVAALHGLLYAAGGYDGASCLNSAERYDPLTGTWTSIAAMSTRRRYVRVAMLDGNLYAVGGYDSSSHLATVEKYEPQVNSWTPVASMLSRRSSAGVAVLEGALYVAGGNDGTSCLNSVERYSPKAGAWESVAPMNIRRSTHDLVAMDGWLYAVGGNDGSSSLNSIEKYNPRTNKSAATATHGEQPLRPSGP, from the exons ATGCAGCCGCGCAGCGAGCGCCCGGCCGGCAGGACGCAAAGTCCGGAGCACGGCAGCCCCGGGCCCGCGCCGGaggctccgccgccgccgccgccgccgcagccgccaGC CCCTGAAGCAGAGCGTGCCCGGCCCCGGCAGGCCCGGCCCACAGCCCCCATGGAAGGCACAATGCAGCTACTGAGCCGTGAGGGCCACGCTGTGTCCCACAACTCCAAGCGGCACTACCACGATGCCTTCGTGGCCATGAGCCGCATGCGACAGCGCGGCCTCTTGTGTGACATCGTCCTGCATGTAGCCGCCAAGGAGATCCGGGCACACAAGGTGGTGCTAGCCTCCTGCAGCCCCTACTTCCACGCCATGTTCACAA acgAGATGAGTGAGAGCCGTCAGACACACGTGACACTGCACGACATCGACCCTCAGGCCCTGGACCAGTTGGTGCAGTTTGCATATACAGCCGAAATTGTGGTGGGAGAAGGCAACGTGCAG ACTCTGCTCCCAGCCGCCAGCCTCCTGCAGCTGAATGGCGTCCGAGACGCCTGCTGCAAGTTCCTGCTGAGCCAGCTGGACCCCTCCAACTGCCTGGGCATCCGGGGCTTCGCCGACACGCACTCTTGCGGTGACCTGCTCAAGGCGGCACACAGGTACGTGCTGCAGCACTTCGTGGACGTGGCCAAGACCGAGGAGTTCATGCTGTTGCCGCTGAAGCAG GTGCTGGAACTGGTCTCTAGCGACAGCCTGAACGTGCCTTCAGAGGAGGACGTCTACCGTGCCGTCCTGAGCTGGGTCAAGCATGATGTGGATGCCCGGAGGCAGCACGTTCCTCGG CTGATGAAGTGTGTCCGCCTGCCCCTGCTGAGCCGGGACTTCCTGCTGGGCCATGTGGACGCTGAGAGCCTGGTGCGGCACCACCCAGATTGCAAAGACCTACTCATCGAGGCCCTCAAGTTCCACCTGCTGCCCGAGCAGAGGGGCGTCCTGGGCACAAGCCGCACCCGGCCCCGGCGCTGCGAAGGCGCTGGCCCTGTGCTCTTTGCTGTGG GTGGTGGGAGCTTGTTCGCCATCCACGGGGACTGTGAAGCATACGACACGCGCACTGACCGCTGGCACGTGGTGGCCTCCATGTCCACACGCCGAGCCCGGGTGGGCGTGGCGGCAGTGGGGAACCGGCTGTATGCTGTGGGCGG TTACGATGGGACTTCAGATCTGGCCACCGTAGAGTCCTACGACCCCGTGACCAACACCTGGCAGCCGGAGGTGTCCATGGGCACGAGGCGCAGCTGCCTGGGTGTGGCTGCCCTGCACGGGCTCCTGTATGCAGCTGGTGGCTACGATGGGGCCTCTTGCCTCAACAG TGCTGAGCGCTATGACCCCCTGACGGGAACATGGACATCCATCGCCGCCATGAGCACACGGAGGCGATACGTGCGCGTGGCCATGCTTG ATGGAAACCTGTATGCCGTGGGTGGTTATGACAGCTCATCACACCTGGCCACCGTGGAGAAGTATGAGCCCCAG GTGAACTCCTGGACGCCCGTGGCCTCCATGCTGAGCCGGCGCAGCTCAGCAGGCGTGGCGGTGCTGGAGGGGGCCCTCTACGTGGCTGGTGGCAATGATGGAACCAGCTGCCTCAACTCTGTGGAGAGATACAGCCCCAAGGCAGGCGCCTGGGAGAGTGTGGCGCCCATGAACATCAGAAG GAGCACACACGACCTGGTGGCCATGGATGGATGGCTGTACGCTGTGGGGGGCAACGACGGCAGTTCCAGCCTCAACTCCATCGAGAAGTACAACCCGAGGACCAACAA GTCAGCTGCCACTGCCACCCATGGGGAACAGCCACTGCGTCCCTCAGGCCCCTAG
- the KLHL17 gene encoding kelch-like protein 17 isoform X4, translating to MQPRSERPAGRTQSPEHGSPGPAPEAPPPPPPPQPPAPEAERARPRQARPTAPMEGTMQLLSREGHAVSHNSKRHYHDAFVAMSRMRQRGLLCDIVLHVAAKEIRAHKVVLASCSPYFHAMFTNEMSESRQTHVTLHDIDPQALDQLVQFAYTAEIVVGEGNVQTLLPAASLLQLNGVRDACCKFLLSQLDPSNCLGIRGFADTHSCGDLLKAAHRYVLQHFVDVAKTEEFMLLPLKQVLELVSSDSLNVPSEEDVYRAVLSWVKHDVDARRQHVPRLMKCVRLPLLSRDFLLGHVDAESLVRHHPDCKDLLIEALKFHLLPEQRGVLGTSRTRPRRCEGAGPVLFAVGGGSLFAIHGDCEAYDTRTDRWHVVASMSTRRARVGVAAVGNRLYAVGGYDGTSDLATVESYDPVTNTWQPEVSMGTRRSCLGVAALHGLLYAAGGYDGASCLNSAERYDPLTGTWTSIAAMSTRRRYVRVAMLDGNLYAVGGYDSSSHLATVEKYEPQVNSWTPVASMLSRRSSAGVAVLEGALYVAGGNDGTSCLNSVERYSPKAGAWESVAPMNIRRSTHDLVAMDGWLYAVGGNDGSSSLNSIEKYNPRTNKWVAASCMFTRRSSVGVAVLELLNFPPPSSPTLSVSSTSL from the exons ATGCAGCCGCGCAGCGAGCGCCCGGCCGGCAGGACGCAAAGTCCGGAGCACGGCAGCCCCGGGCCCGCGCCGGaggctccgccgccgccgccgccgccgcagccgccaGC CCCTGAAGCAGAGCGTGCCCGGCCCCGGCAGGCCCGGCCCACAGCCCCCATGGAAGGCACAATGCAGCTACTGAGCCGTGAGGGCCACGCTGTGTCCCACAACTCCAAGCGGCACTACCACGATGCCTTCGTGGCCATGAGCCGCATGCGACAGCGCGGCCTCTTGTGTGACATCGTCCTGCATGTAGCCGCCAAGGAGATCCGGGCACACAAGGTGGTGCTAGCCTCCTGCAGCCCCTACTTCCACGCCATGTTCACAA acgAGATGAGTGAGAGCCGTCAGACACACGTGACACTGCACGACATCGACCCTCAGGCCCTGGACCAGTTGGTGCAGTTTGCATATACAGCCGAAATTGTGGTGGGAGAAGGCAACGTGCAG ACTCTGCTCCCAGCCGCCAGCCTCCTGCAGCTGAATGGCGTCCGAGACGCCTGCTGCAAGTTCCTGCTGAGCCAGCTGGACCCCTCCAACTGCCTGGGCATCCGGGGCTTCGCCGACACGCACTCTTGCGGTGACCTGCTCAAGGCGGCACACAGGTACGTGCTGCAGCACTTCGTGGACGTGGCCAAGACCGAGGAGTTCATGCTGTTGCCGCTGAAGCAG GTGCTGGAACTGGTCTCTAGCGACAGCCTGAACGTGCCTTCAGAGGAGGACGTCTACCGTGCCGTCCTGAGCTGGGTCAAGCATGATGTGGATGCCCGGAGGCAGCACGTTCCTCGG CTGATGAAGTGTGTCCGCCTGCCCCTGCTGAGCCGGGACTTCCTGCTGGGCCATGTGGACGCTGAGAGCCTGGTGCGGCACCACCCAGATTGCAAAGACCTACTCATCGAGGCCCTCAAGTTCCACCTGCTGCCCGAGCAGAGGGGCGTCCTGGGCACAAGCCGCACCCGGCCCCGGCGCTGCGAAGGCGCTGGCCCTGTGCTCTTTGCTGTGG GTGGTGGGAGCTTGTTCGCCATCCACGGGGACTGTGAAGCATACGACACGCGCACTGACCGCTGGCACGTGGTGGCCTCCATGTCCACACGCCGAGCCCGGGTGGGCGTGGCGGCAGTGGGGAACCGGCTGTATGCTGTGGGCGG TTACGATGGGACTTCAGATCTGGCCACCGTAGAGTCCTACGACCCCGTGACCAACACCTGGCAGCCGGAGGTGTCCATGGGCACGAGGCGCAGCTGCCTGGGTGTGGCTGCCCTGCACGGGCTCCTGTATGCAGCTGGTGGCTACGATGGGGCCTCTTGCCTCAACAG TGCTGAGCGCTATGACCCCCTGACGGGAACATGGACATCCATCGCCGCCATGAGCACACGGAGGCGATACGTGCGCGTGGCCATGCTTG ATGGAAACCTGTATGCCGTGGGTGGTTATGACAGCTCATCACACCTGGCCACCGTGGAGAAGTATGAGCCCCAG GTGAACTCCTGGACGCCCGTGGCCTCCATGCTGAGCCGGCGCAGCTCAGCAGGCGTGGCGGTGCTGGAGGGGGCCCTCTACGTGGCTGGTGGCAATGATGGAACCAGCTGCCTCAACTCTGTGGAGAGATACAGCCCCAAGGCAGGCGCCTGGGAGAGTGTGGCGCCCATGAACATCAGAAG GAGCACACACGACCTGGTGGCCATGGATGGATGGCTGTACGCTGTGGGGGGCAACGACGGCAGTTCCAGCCTCAACTCCATCGAGAAGTACAACCCGAGGACCAACAAGTGGGTGGCCGCGTCCTGCATGTTCACGCGGCGTAGCAGCGTGGGCGTGGCGGTGCTGGAGCTGCTCAACTTCCCTCCGCCCTCTTCGCCCACGCTGTCCGTGTCGTCCACCAGCCTCTGA